The following coding sequences are from one Gadus morhua chromosome 10, gadMor3.0, whole genome shotgun sequence window:
- the mid1ip1l gene encoding mid1-interacting protein 1-like produces MMQIINDPASNKHSLINMMNRFIAAANNMDETIMVPSLLRDMPLEERAEAAEIEPNNNQHQPCLIKQRDMYEHYLLLKSIKNDMEWGLLKRELSSGASFLEMAVKQEEQKPVTGDLPNEDTNSDLEEQFHFHLRGLFGVLSKLTVQADHLTNRYKREIGGGNFMR; encoded by the coding sequence ATGATGCAAATAATCAACGACCCGGCGAGCAACAAGCACTCCCTCATCAATATGATGAACCGTTTCATCGCGGCCGCCAACAACATGGATGAAACTATCATGGTGCCGAGCTTGTTGCGGGATATGCCGCTGGAGGAACGAGCCGAAGCTGCCGAGATTGAACCCAACAACAATCAGCACCAGCCCTGCCTCATCAAGCAACGGGATATGTACGAGCACTACCTCCTCCTCAAGTCGATAAAGAACGACATGGAATGGGGGCTGCTGAAGCGGGAGCTGAGTAGCGGAGCCAGTTTTCTCGAGATGGCCGTCAAACAGGAAGAGCAGAAACCGGTGACCGGGGATCTGCCCAACGAGGACACCAACTCGGACTTGGAGGAACAGTTCCACTTCCACCTCCGCGGACTGTTTGGTGTCCTGTCGAAGCTCACCGTGCAAGCAGACCACCTCACGAACCGCTACAAAAGGGAAATCGGGGGTGGGAATTTCATGAGATAG
- the tspan6 gene encoding tetraspanin-6: protein MSPPSRRLQTKPVITCLKTFLISYSLIFWATGVILLAVGVWGKVSLENYLALAADQSTNAPYVLIGTGACIIVFGLFGCFATCRGSPWMLKLYAMFLTLVFLAELVAGISGFIFRHELKHILDKAFTTAVKQYNTTDSHHNALDTIQSTLGCCGINAYTDWNGTAYFKENGIPTSCCKIKYCSPESLKDLEQAATEVYEQGCFSVVSTKMEANLGIIAGVSFGIAFFQLIGMFLACCLSRYITNNQYEMV from the exons ATGTCGCCACCGTCGAGACGGCTTCAGACAAAGCCCGTGATTACCTGCCTCAAGACCTTCCTTATTTCCTACAGCCTTATATTCTGG GCCACAGGCGTGATCTTGCTGGCCGTCGGCGTGTGGGGGAAAGTCAGCCTAGAAAACTACTTGGCGCTGGCGGCTGACCAGAGCACCAACGCGCCATATGTCCTCATCGGGACCGGAGCCTGCATTATTGTCTTTGGGTTGTTCGGTTGCTTTGCGACCTGCCGAGGAAGCCCATGGATGCTCAAACTG TACGCCATGTTCCTGACCTTGGTGTTCTTGGCTGAGCTTGTGGCTGGAATCTCAGGATTCATCTTTAGGCACGAG CTCAAACACATACTGGACAAGGCCTTTACCACCGCTGTGAAACAGTACAACACCACCGACAGCCACCACAACGCCCTGGACACCATTCAGAGCACT TTGGGTTGCTGTGGCATCAATGCATACACGGACTGGAATGGGACGGCCTATTTCAAAGAGAACGGCATCCCAACCAGCTGCTGTAAGATCAAGTACTGCAGCCCGGAGAGCCTCAAAGATCTCGAACAGGCCGCGACAGAGGTGTACGAGCAG gGCTGTTTCTCTGTGGTGTCCACTAAAATGGAAGCTAATCTGGGAATCATCGCTGGCGTCTCCTTTGGAATCGCATTCTTCCAG CTCATTGGAATGTTCCTGGCCTGCTGTTTGTCCCGATACATAACCAACAACCAATACGAGATGGTCTAG